From a single Patagioenas fasciata isolate bPatFas1 chromosome 19, bPatFas1.hap1, whole genome shotgun sequence genomic region:
- the CYB5D2 gene encoding neuferricin isoform X2 produces MWRGAAALLCLGAACLLGHGFDPRPWLLLGQGFDPRAWLTAPRGRLLSAAELGRYRGAPGEPGLYLAVLGRIFDVERGRRHYGPGGAYSSLAGKLVGRFYDENGAPTEALRQAEAAIEEAQKLKAESEQRQQQFPSCNSEWSSAKGSRFWCSRQSGGVSRDWTGVPRKLYQPGSRGSRCVCVRTAGAPWGQPDSAEHGDRGDLDNPQLEEYKGCDPLASQCVLKV; encoded by the exons ATGTGGCGGGGCGCGGCGGCGCTGCTGTGCCTGGGGGCCGCCTGCCTGCTGGGCCATGGGTTCGATCCCCgcccctggctgctgctgggccAGGGGTTCGATCCCCGCGCCTGGCTGACGGCGCCCCGCGGCCGCCTGCTCAGCGCCGCCGAGCTGGGCCGGTACCGCGGGGCACCGGGCGAGCCCGGCCTCTACCTGGCCGTGCTGGGCCGCATCTTCGACGTGGAGCGCGGCCGCAGGCACTACGGGCCCGGCGGTGCCTACAGCAGCCTCGCAG GGAAGCTGGTGGGCAGATTCTATGATGAAAATGGGGCACCGACAGAAGCCTTAAGGCAGGCAGAGGCTGCCATTGAGGAAGCTCAGAAGTTGAAGGCCGAAAGcgagcagaggcagcagcagttTCCATCCTGCAACTCGGAATGGAGCTCTGCCAAGGGCAGCCGTTTCTGGTGCTCCAGACAGAG CGGGGGAGTGAGCAGAGACTGGACTGGGGTCCCCCGCAAGCTGTACCAGCCTGGTTCAAGAGGCAGccgctgtgtgtgtgtgaggactGCGGGTGCCCCGTGGGGACAGCCGGATTCGGCAGAGCACGGCGACAGAGGCGACCTGGATAACCCTCAGCTGGAGGAATACAAGGGTTGCGATCCGCTGGCCTCGCAGTGCGTCCTCAAGGTGTGA
- the CYB5D2 gene encoding neuferricin isoform X1, protein MWRGAAALLCLGAACLLGHGFDPRPWLLLGQGFDPRAWLTAPRGRLLSAAELGRYRGAPGEPGLYLAVLGRIFDVERGRRHYGPGGAYSSLAGRDATRAFATGDFTQAGLVDDVSGLSPGEMLAVQSWLVFYGQHYEPVGKLVGRFYDENGAPTEALRQAEAAIEEAQKLKAESEQRQQQFPSCNSEWSSAKGSRFWCSRQSGGVSRDWTGVPRKLYQPGSRGSRCVCVRTAGAPWGQPDSAEHGDRGDLDNPQLEEYKGCDPLASQCVLKV, encoded by the exons ATGTGGCGGGGCGCGGCGGCGCTGCTGTGCCTGGGGGCCGCCTGCCTGCTGGGCCATGGGTTCGATCCCCgcccctggctgctgctgggccAGGGGTTCGATCCCCGCGCCTGGCTGACGGCGCCCCGCGGCCGCCTGCTCAGCGCCGCCGAGCTGGGCCGGTACCGCGGGGCACCGGGCGAGCCCGGCCTCTACCTGGCCGTGCTGGGCCGCATCTTCGACGTGGAGCGCGGCCGCAGGCACTACGGGCCCGGCGGTGCCTACAGCAGCCTCGCAG GCAGAGACGCCACCAGAGCGTTTGCCACCGGGGACTTCACCCAGGCGGGGCTGGTGGACGACGTGTCGGGGCTGTCGCCGGGTGAGATGCTGGCGGTGCAGAGCTGGCTGGTCTTCTATGGACAGCACTACGAGCCCGTGG GGAAGCTGGTGGGCAGATTCTATGATGAAAATGGGGCACCGACAGAAGCCTTAAGGCAGGCAGAGGCTGCCATTGAGGAAGCTCAGAAGTTGAAGGCCGAAAGcgagcagaggcagcagcagttTCCATCCTGCAACTCGGAATGGAGCTCTGCCAAGGGCAGCCGTTTCTGGTGCTCCAGACAGAG CGGGGGAGTGAGCAGAGACTGGACTGGGGTCCCCCGCAAGCTGTACCAGCCTGGTTCAAGAGGCAGccgctgtgtgtgtgtgaggactGCGGGTGCCCCGTGGGGACAGCCGGATTCGGCAGAGCACGGCGACAGAGGCGACCTGGATAACCCTCAGCTGGAGGAATACAAGGGTTGCGATCCGCTGGCCTCGCAGTGCGTCCTCAAGGTGTGA